The genomic interval GATATAAATAAGTTGTAATtggaaaagtaaataaagctgGGGGGAtacagtacaatatttccctctgattTATAGCGATGTAGATGTATAAGTTGcataacattaaatatactACATGAATCTGATGCATACTAAAGTAAGGCACTTGAGTAAGAGTTCTTAACATGCCACTAAATGTATGTTAAAAAGGTTTTGGATGAATGTACTCTTTGCACGGTTAGGAAGTTTGGTCGGCCTTGCGATGCCCGAGTCCATGCCAAGGACGTCAGGAGGGTCCATGGGGTTCCCCAAATACAGgctgaaagagaagagaggtaAATCAGGTTTAATGGAATAAACCTGTAGCTGCAAATACATTCATCTTTAGTTTATAAGACCAACTGTTTAAACTGCTATGGccaataaatattttttttgttaccaATATCGACACTTTGCTAGCAGTCAAAATGCTTGAGTTTGACTTTTTCTATTATCGCAGCAGATGTGAGTTGCTCTGAATGTCAAGCCTGTTCCTATAAAAGCTTAACAAGTACATCATCTGTTGCTGAACTGACGCTCTGCTGCACTCCAGTGGAGAGGTACAGTAAAAGCAGTGCTACAGAATCACATACAGATGGTTCAAGCTTAATAGCATTGCAAAACATTTAGTGATTACTATTTGTAGTTTGATATGGTCCACTCTATCAATTGAAAAGTCATGATCTAGATCAGGGGTTCAAGACGCCGGGGAGGGTAAAAAGATGATTAAAAGGAACAAGAAGTAACAATCGATGACTTTTACAACATGCTTTCTAGTTtataagctatttttttcagctttttctcaCAAATATTGCCATTCAAGCTTCTAAAATACTTCAAATTGAACATTTAGATAACCAGATTGTTTCTCTGCTAGTATTGAACCCTAAATAAAACCATTCATCTATTCATTTACGTTATTATTTCATGTTGTGTGtgaaatatgtgtgtattgttAACCTGTCTATGCGATCTGCATGTCCCCAGCTCCTGTGAGGGTCTGTGTCTCCGTGTCCCGTGTGGATGAAGGAGTGTTTGAGCGGTTTGCTGATGTCGTGGACGGACATACCGGCAACTGACGTCACCACGTGACGAGGAAACTGACCGATACGCAGCGTCCCCCTGTTCTGTCCTCGCCACCAGTAATGCTCTGCCCTGAAAACACATACAAGGACATACAGAGACATAAAAAGGAGGTCTTTGTTTACCACATGACTGTAATCTGTGTCCAACATCATTCAGAAATAATGGGACTTTCCTAAGTGGAGCAGATTGTCTGAGTCACATGAATCTAAATGACGGCAAATCTAAAATTGCTTACTTGTGGGTTTTGATTTGGGCATCAATACCCACATAGTGTGTGTCTTAAATGAACCATTAACTGGCCAGCATTATGAAATGTTCAATAAAGCAAGGAATTCAATATCAACAAAAGCTGCATTTGTAGTCTTATAGGAAGGACCTTCATTCCACgttaatgacacacacataagcaTGACTTTCCAAACCACTCATTGTGTTAAAATACTGCTCTGTTAATGAGAATGAAATGAAGGCACATCCATGTGTATTATAACACACTGACCTTCCCTCGATGATGGTGATGACATCgttcattttaatttggagCTTGTCTTCCTCCTCAAAGTCCTGGAGCGCTTTCATGTCTGTCGGCATTGTCTGCggaacacacacttacagttaGAGGAAAAAAAGCTACAGAAGTCTGATGATTTATTACTGTCATCAGCAGGATCATAAGAGACACACAcggcctgtcatttttattaaatggtgATTTATTTGTTTCCACTTGCTTTTCCTCTCTTGTCCTTTATTTGTCCGCTGCATCACTTTGGTGTCCAACTACTTTTGGAActtgaaaatacatttagcGGAAATATGAGATGAAATGACTGCCATAAGGTACTGAAAAAACTAATGTGtaatttagtttaataatgTCAGCTAGAAGCCAACTTTATCTCCTCTACAAACCACAAAAACTATACAGTAGTTGTAGGACACTCTAGCTGAAAAGTGTACGTAATTGTTCTGGTAAAGCGAGCTGACTGATTCTTGTCAAACTGcacttacatttcaaatgtttgcatttttcaaCCTCTGATCTACATCATCGTCATAAATGTCCATTTATCTGGAACGTTTTAGGATGCTTGGGTTGCTTGACCAAATATAGGAGTTGTAGTGTGCAAGTGATGTTCATGTTACTTGAGTATCTATAAAATACTGAGTATATTTTAAGCTACGTTAAACTCCTTCTCTACTAAATTTCTGAGagaaatattgtacatttctcTAAATTCATATGTACTTCTTTAGTTATTAATTACTTCTCATGTTGAATTTTTTTGAGAGAATTTTTAATATTcttaaaattatatatttttaaaggtaCCAGAgcatttgaagtatttttagTTAAGGACCTGAGTAATAATCTCCCTCTAATCTTATTTTGCACATATAACTACCTTTCTGAATGCACCTAAGATCAGATTTTAGTACCATGCACGAGTTTACATTATCAGTTTGTGCAAAGGGCTTAAGAATCAGTTTAACCTCCAGCAGGAAGTCTCTGAGGGCGATGAAGGTGGGTCTGTCCTCAGGTTTGGGGCTCCAGCACTGCAGCATGACGTTGTAAATATCCTGAGGACAGTCTTCTGGTTTACAGAGCCTCTCAGCGTCCACGTCCACCTTGTGGAGAATCTGCAAATGGACACATATTTAACATAAATAGTTATTGTGTGGGGAATTTTACAAATTGTGAGAAGCTAAAATTGTTTTTTGGGGTCTTTTTCAGAAATCAGCATATGCAagaatttgttttttatccaaaaCTTTAATTTATGCGAGTGTGTTTACGCATGCACCTGGCTCCCATTAAGGCCCAGCCACGGCTCCTGTCCATGGGTGAACATCTCCCACAGAGTGACCCCAAACATCCAGGTATCCGACGAATGAGAGAAACTACGAGACTTCAGAGACTCTGGAGCACACCTAGAGAGAAACAAGGACAAAGATaagagaaacagacacagaaaatgtcagagagaaagaaaactatgaataaaaccccaaaactcTTTCAACCAGTGCGACCACAATGCTCCTCTCACCATGGGAAAGGGATTTTGTGGCCCTCCTCCATGATGTATTGGTCGGTGTGCGTTGGCAGAGCTCTCATCAGGCCAAAGTCCCCGATCTTTACTATTTCATTGGTGGACAGCAGGACGTTGCGGGCGGCCAGGTCTCTGTGGAGGAAACGTCTCTGCTCCAGGTAGGCCATGCCGCACGCCACCTACCCACGGACAGAAAGAgacagtggtggaatgtaactacAGTACGATCATACGTTTACATTTTAAGTGctttttctttacttgtttATATCTTTATTCTTCTACTTCACTTTATCTCAGAGGgaaataatgtactttttagAATAACACACAACAAACGTATATTGGTAGCACTGCTAGAGATgtaaaacagtaaacaaagaagataatacccttaatcgtcccacagagggggaatttacatttgacatttgacccatcctagagttaggagcagtgggctgccattatgtacggcgcccggggagcagtgtaagGAACGgtccttgctcaaggacacctcgGACACCTAGCATTTGGTCTTTCGAGGACTTGAACCGTTGACCTTCaagttcccaagccaagtcacTTGGCCATCAATATGAGCACAACTTAAAATATCTTTATCATATATTATAGCCACAcaataaaagggaaaatgttATGACGACTGTTCGTTTTGATAATATTTCTCTGCTAATAGTTTCATTTTTCAAGTGAAGtgtttaaatgcaggactttaattATCCCTTCATCAACTCAAGAAGGTACCGATTATTATAAGGGATGGTAAAATCAAGTCCTATGAGCTCAACTTTTTCTCTAGTTTGAGTTTTTATGTGTTCACTTTGACACATTCAATTAAAAGGGTCCGTACTGAAGTAATAGCTTTAACGATGTGtaataactcaaataaatcAACAACTTAAAGGGGACCAAACAGTCAACAGAAAATGTCCAAGCCAGCTCCCCCTCTGTGTCATACTAGTTGCTGGCAAACATCAGGTggactaaatacaaacaaaccacacCCACTTGACAAACACCGGAAGTgatcattaaatacaaatgtgtgcaTGACCTTAAATAACAATAGAGACACATAAGTTGTCCTACAATATTTTCAGTGCATTTTACATGTATCTCTATATCATTTTCTTACTGGAATTGAGGGTTTATCACTTCCATTTCCCCCTATTCGTGTTTTTCTTTGGTGTGGAACTGACCTGTACAGCGTAGTTGCACAGAGAAGAGATGAGGATGTGACCCTGTCGCTTCCTTAAACGATCCAACAGAGAACCCAAAGGTGCCAGCTCAGtcacctacacacaaacacagacggtattctggaaataaaACACTCTGCTCATCAATTTTTCTACTGTTTTgagtaagagtgtgtgttttaccatCTTCATGGGCTGCGTGAGGACGATGCCGTAGAGCCGGATCAGGTTCTGGTGGCTCAGTGAATGCATGGCGTTCACCTCTCTGATGAAATCGTCCAAAGCATCAGGGTCCAACACACTGGCCTTCAGACACTTCACTGCCACCGACAACTAGAAACACAGAGGGGGAGAAGCATTGTCAGCTGGACAAAGAGAATAAACTGTCTTCAAATGTTGCCTTTGGACctgttttgttgaaatgttgaaGAAGAGAACCAGAATCAGCCAAGATGAGCTTAaatttcatacattttgcacacttgtttccttgttttttacACTCTTCTGTGTCTCACCACTCTGCCGTTGGGTCCGGTCCACTCTCCTCTCCGCACCACCCCGAACGTGCCATCTCCCAGCCGCTCAAACAGCTGCAGCTCCGACTCTCTGATCAGGCAGGTGAGTGAGGCTGCCGGCTCACTATTGGCTGAAGACGAACTGGACGATGCCCCCTGAGGGAGGGGCTGCTGGGGGTCGGTGTCAGGTCGTTTAACAGGAAACACCTGCAAGCACAGGAGAAGAAACTGATGAGGGGTTTAATTGGATGTGTCATAGAGAgatagattttttatttgattaattaatgCATCTAAACAAATCCAAGGAATTACatattcaagtaaaaaaatatgtatgtgattatggttgtgtgtgtctgtttgcaagACGGAGTGGTTCTGCACCTTGCTCATCCAGGACTTGCGTTTATAGAGAGCTCTTCTCCTCTTGACTGCCTCCCAAAGCCTCCGCTGACCTAACACaatcaggaaaaaaagattTTGATGGAGATTTACAATCGTATTCTGTTCTAGAGTAAAACGGGAACAGGTGATGATGGGAAGTACCAGGGCGCCCCATGCCAATCTTCTCCAGGTCTTCATTCTTGACATAGTCGAAATGGGAGAGCCGCGTGACGTTGAGCTCGTCACGGATCCGCAGGAAGTACTGCTGCAGCTGCACGTCCGTCAGCAACTCCAGCAGCCACTCTGTCCCCTCCTCACTCtgcatctgcacacacacatttaccttGTATCACCATATAAGATGCATTGACAAAAAGCCAGTGTTGAATACACATGGAGTGTGTGCCTAAACATGAccatttttgacatttacagGCGCTGGTAGATAGATTTATTTTAAGGATTTTTTATGTTTCCATACTCAATGCTAAGCTTTTCCCTTGAATTTATCTTTTTAGTCAAGTCCAATTTTTATTTCCACGAATCTGGATCCAAACATGATGTCCTACATTATATATCATAGGAGGAATTGAtcagaaacaataaaatgtccaatttttatttaaagctgtCAATGTGTCCTTACTTTCGGGGATCTAGAATGTCAAAAATAGATCAATCTATACAAAAATCTATAGCATTATAAACGTTTATGCTcaattttcatttgtattatttaaatgttaagagTGTTATGTACAGAGAAGGACATTTTactaaagaaaaatgacatgtCATAGTTCTCTGATGGTCAAACAATTGAATAAAGACCATTAAGAATACATTGACATACTTTACAATTTAGGAATACATATAAAATTAGACTTGTGTCCACTAATATGATGCTGCAGTGCATGCTGGTGGTTCCCTACACAAACATCTCAATTGCTCACCATCACATGATCAGCACTGACTTAATTAAATTACCTCTGATCCTGGTTTGAACTCTCTGCTCATGTAACCTTTAACTCAAGATAACCTCCTTAAGGATTAACAAATCAAACCGctttaaaagaacataaaaagatcggataaaaaaaaagattgatgaTGATGCGGGTAAAAACATGTTAGCCTGGATTGGTTTAGCAGCATTTGAGGAGCTGGGCCCTAGTTGTGGAGAGTTGAACTAAACGattgatttgaattaaaatcaAACTATAGCCCTGCAATCACAATCAATACACACAtgatcacaaacacacttggatcctaacacacacacacacctctttatAACACTGATTAGCACAGCatctgcagacaaacacacagagagaagaagcatCATGGCATGCCACAACTTCCCATTTACCATTTGTCCCCCGACACTCTCTCTAATCCTCCCGGCACTCTCCTCTTCGTCCtcatcctccccctcctcctttcctctggtGTAGGGGAGACGCTGGTACATATAGCTCTCCCCCATAGTGTGGCAGCTCCTCTCGTCCTTCGCCTTGTCTCCTTTTTGTGTCTAGCTGCTATTCAGAGGAGGTGTTAGCTCTGCTGCCGTGCTCTGAGGCTAGTTGGCTAATCTCCTCTCGGCTCCATGACCTTCTCTGCTAAATCGatacgcacatgcacacacacgggGGCATCTGACGCCACTGTCTCCAGCCGTATCACCTAAAGCTATCTATAAAATCTTCCCTCCCACTGGGTTTTTCTCTCCCTGCTGACTCACGGCTTCCAGCGGTGTCGGACACCTCCATTCTACGCTTATTCTCcgcatctcctcctctctctctagCTCTCCAATCTCCTTCTGGTTCAGTGGCAGAGCCCACTGTCTGATGATAAATAATTCAGCAGCTCTAACAggaggatgagagagagagagagagagagagagagagagagagagagagagagagagagagagagagagagagggagaaatggtTGAGGAAGGATGGGAGAAAATGCAAGAACAAATAGGTGCACAGATGGATGGGTGAATGGATGAGTGGCCATTAGCCAGGCTGAAGAGGAATAATAGGGAGACGGTTCCCAGCATAATTTGATGGATGCAGACGTGCAGATGGTATCACAGCTATGCTTGGCACCAACCCAAACAAGCAGAATATTATGGAGTACATTTAAACAAGGGAAATCAGCGTTGGAAGCATTCAACTGATTGCACAACCATTTTTAATATTGgtttcatttagaaatatttttagttttgtcaTGCGTAAGTGGTTCTGGTCTGTGGTTTTGGTCTGTTGGTTTGACAAAACATGTCCTGGTCTTTCTTCGGATCttattgttaaataaacaataaaacaattaatttaaacactgttctattttatttgaagaccaaacaacaaactaaaaaaatTAAGCCATACTGAAACGATTTTGGGGGGAAATCCATTTATTTAGCTAGTAGCTAGTTATgctaaaaaataacaaaggccGTCTGTTGTTTGGTCCATGTCTTGGGTCCAGACAAAGATATCTTAGCTACTATGGGATAGATGGCCATGGAAAAGCTACAATCAATCAGcgaaaacaataaatacaaggtcaacataatattaatataatatgaaTTATCCACTACGCTCCCAAACTGTGGAACACCCTACCAGGAAATATCAGAGGCCAACTTAGTCGACATTTTTAAACGACAGCTAAATACACAtctttttagaaaacatttatatttgcgACACCACcattttaaatggtcttttagtctttaaTATGTACTTACTTTTAtacaatttgatttattttataggtaGGCTTAAAGGGTTTTAacttatatcatttatttaacagttttaattaatagcaacatttcctttcaaGTTGGTCTttcaattttttaaatgtttgaccgttattataattatgaagttttgttattattatcttttttattttacatgtatttttacttttattttatagcgTTTTATATTCGATTTCGAGaggaatcattatttattttattgtattttattgttacCTCAATGTGTCTCTCAACCtgttcaaatgttatatttggtTGCTATGCTGCATGTGTCTGAAAAGGTCTTAACATCTGATTTGAGGGGAATTTCTTGTGTTGCatgtgctgtatgaaaagtgctatataaataaagctttattataattattattaaacacaGATTAATGCAACAAAAGGATATTTTGGCACCCAGATACACTTTCACAGTCAGACAACagcaataatgtgttttttgtcaatatattttgtaaaagctGATTCACTGCTACGAATGCCCTCTAGACACGGCCCAAAAAGGCACATACAAATTGATCTGCCTGTTCTTGTGAGCTTTATTTggaatataattattttaactgATTTACTGTGAAAAATTATATGAAAAATGTGAGGCTTTAATTTTAAGCCTCCACTGGGCATTAGaatcaagacattttaaatattgaaggCAAAGACAGGGTAACCCTcgcatatatataatatattcctgtacatttcacatgtgtgtttatgtatgtgttCATCCCTGGCCTAAATGAACAACAAAATCACAGCTTTCACTTTTATCGAGGCCAACGCTCTAAATATAGGAAAGCTAAATTTAGATCCACAGGCATGGGGTGTGGAGCACAACTGCTAATCTGTTGTCATCAAAGCATCTGATACCTGAGAGTCAGTCAGGACTGTTAGATACAGTAATGTGTTTCCGTATGATAAGGATGACGATTTATTGTGCATCCAGATTCCTGTTTTTCTTGGTTCACTGTCCACCCTCTTTGACCACTGACTAAATATAGACACCAAGCCGTTTTAGGGCCACGTTTTGTACTTTGGttatatttacagtttaaatataCAATCAAGGACtgtaatatctctgatatgcAATAACACTGCCTGAAGATGTAAAACGTTGTTCAATacacacttttctttctttcaatttatttacagtttgtaTAAGGATTACCTTCTACTTCAATATTTGATATggtctaaaaataaataaaacgagTGAGACAAATTGAGAAAGTTAATTAAGAACAGGaagaatatatatacatgtatttatttaacaataatgaaaatatatctATGTTATGAAACAAATCATGTATTGCTAACGCCCTGTGCATGCGTAAATTGAATTGACACGGTAACCCCCTTCCCTCTACCCCACACGTTATTGTCCTGTTCTGTTATGTGTGTGAACATTGTCCTTGTCCTTATGTAtgtgtttgaaaaatgtacaattattattttatttttcgaTATATTGTCATTTCAATAATATGTTAAGTGTACTCTTTTCACTTTAATCAAAACTTTACTTTCTCTGTTGTAATGCCATAAATGTCCCCGTGGCGGAACAAATAAAgaatttctgattctgattcttgcCAATTCATTGCCAATCGGGCAATTTTAGACTGTATTCTTAAAGGTATCACAAATGTAAGTTCAAGCACTCTACTTCGATTGGTTTAGAGACAGAGTTGttcatgtttaatatttttcgactgaattaattaatttagaAAATGGTGTTTGTGTAACATTTGAGAAGCGGGAGTCGGATAAaacttggattttttttctccagataaTTACTGAAAAGTGTAATAGATTATCAAGACAGTGATTGATTCACAAAGTTCAGTCAATTGTCTAATCGAATGGcccaaaacattttgattaggagaaacgtgctgcagcttcagaaactatgcaaactttataatccccaaCTGTCACTCTCACAGAGTTTGCCTGTTCATAATCataagtgttttgtttgtatattacaaatgaatgtgttttgaattttctacaagcattttgtatttgcagaaTTTTTTCATTAGCAGCATTTTGTTTCTGCAGCGCTTTTTGCAGAAGCTGTGCATGTTTTCATAACTGCATGATTCCTGTAGCTGCAGTGAGGCTTTCCTAATAGAACTGTTTTGGGCATTGTAGCACGTTTGCACCCGTCAGCCACCGTACAAATATATTGGTTGACTATTTGAGCCAAATTGGTTATTTTAAACTATTGATTAGACAATTAACTGAATTTTAATCAACCACTGTCTTGATAATCCATTGCACCTGTAGGCCACCGTATATCTGTCACTATAAGAAGAATATtcttataaaaaataaatacatttaaaaaaagaaaacgtctGAGGTACACTTATGAAGGCGTCAGTGTAGCCAGTACAGAAATGCATTCTTCTGCGATAATctcttacagtatgtgtgtttaacTGGTCCTACCCTGCAGAAGTCTGCCGCTTGATCAGGGTTTAAAGCTGCAGTCAGGAGTGACTGAGGTCACTGGAGGTCACCTGGAGGAGGCCATGGATGGAGAGAACCCGCatctacatacacacataaaacaaGCAGGGAAATGAGAATGACAAGCGCTCACTCAAATGATAAATAATTCAAGTAAACTGCTTGAAATATTCAACATACCGTGGACCAAATTTAAACAAGCTGAACCCAAGTCTCTATTCAGTGTCTTAAAACAACAATGTGACTAAAGAGTCCATAACGATTTTATCACAATTaattccagcagtggctcagtatTTATTGACTGCAATCGCATACCGTTAAGTCAACCAACAgacaaatataaatgactgcACCTAGATTGTTCTCAATTACACTACTGCCCTCATGGTGGCCTCACATTCAACAAATCCGCCGGTcacccattgctccccgggctgCCAATAGTGCAAACCGCTCACTGCGTACAGAATGGTTACAATGTAGAGAAACCATTTCACCTTAATGTGGCATTGCTGTTGAGCGGTCACAAGAAGAGGCTCATCGCCAGCAAAAAGAACAATTTTAGCATACATCCTTGTAGAGGTCGTTCTCGTATCAGGTCTGCACAAAAGTCgagatgtatttttttaggACTTTCTGGAGGTCGAGATTCGAGTTACTtacttctgtttcatttttaacgaatttcaaatgtgtttagtgaaagcagtttt from Eleginops maclovinus isolate JMC-PN-2008 ecotype Puerto Natales chromosome 21, JC_Emac_rtc_rv5, whole genome shotgun sequence carries:
- the tnk2a gene encoding activated CDC42 kinase 1 isoform X1 — encoded protein: MGESYMYQRLPYTRGKEEGEDEDEEESAGRIRESVGGQMMQSEEGTEWLLELLTDVQLQQYFLRIRDELNVTRLSHFDYVKNEDLEKIGMGRPGQRRLWEAVKRRRALYKRKSWMSKVFPVKRPDTDPQQPLPQGASSSSSSANSEPAASLTCLIRESELQLFERLGDGTFGVVRRGEWTGPNGRVLSVAVKCLKASVLDPDALDDFIREVNAMHSLSHQNLIRLYGIVLTQPMKMVTELAPLGSLLDRLRKRQGHILISSLCNYAVQVACGMAYLEQRRFLHRDLAARNVLLSTNEIVKIGDFGLMRALPTHTDQYIMEEGHKIPFPWCAPESLKSRSFSHSSDTWMFGVTLWEMFTHGQEPWLGLNGSQILHKVDVDAERLCKPEDCPQDIYNVMLQCWSPKPEDRPTFIALRDFLLETMPTDMKALQDFEEEDKLQIKMNDVITIIEGRAEHYWWRGQNRGTLRIGQFPRHVVTSVAGMSVHDISKPLKHSFIHTGHGDTDPHRSWGHADRIDSLYLGNPMDPPDVLGMDSGIARPTKLPNRAKKQPPPRPPQPAVLLKKPFYDSVIDDYDDEEDTSTSSGLRKLGVSLGLKLRPWEGSGVRSAKSEVSLIDFTDDSFSSTTPSPLTDIRQPDEDTLKDTPSILDWPLPQPSYDEVTTELEDQSVDQEVLSINKGFAEETTPTASIGMMGRSESQSADLFQELQREVMVKLQVPMSTGRSLPSSPLPMTLAPFGPHRQIYLPPPSPTYTSSCLEDRPILPPRSPVPPLRPSKRIPSTFTSHAQARPSSISMGDVEDKPPQIPPRDHAFSQPGSRSSSPLPLVPPLSSYPVALPPPPISSSPRRASGLLGPLVSSPSHSSSHSSRQAASGSSYSSSSILDPLAFREGRGLSSLIDSSQSSAPAPLPERPAFLERYGTANMAAVKPMIQRPSGAKPNSSYNNNNGRTAAPSMLQEQGVTQVQGAVHGVTLEECQAALESHNWSIPPAVNYLKVEQLFRLGLRSRSECEELLQRCRGNLEQASTLMLNTYGPHRNKK
- the tnk2a gene encoding activated CDC42 kinase 1 isoform X2 is translated as MGESYMYQRLPYTRGKEEGEDEDEEESAGRIRESVGGQMMQSEEGTEWLLELLTDVQLQQYFLRIRDELNVTRLSHFDYVKNEDLEKIGMGRPGQRRLWEAVKRRRALYKRKSWMSKVFPVKRPDTDPQQPLPQGASSSSSSANSEPAASLTCLIRESELQLFERLGDGTFGVVRRGEWTGPNGRVLSVAVKCLKASVLDPDALDDFIREVNAMHSLSHQNLIRLYGIVLTQPMKMVTELAPLGSLLDRLRKRQGHILISSLCNYAVQVACGMAYLEQRRFLHRDLAARNVLLSTNEIVKIGDFGLMRALPTHTDQYIMEEGHKIPFPWCAPESLKSRSFSHSSDTWMFGVTLWEMFTHGQEPWLGLNGSQILHKVDVDAERLCKPEDCPQDIYNVMLQCWSPKPEDRPTFIALRDFLLETMPTDMKALQDFEEEDKLQIKMNDVITIIEGRAEHYWWRGQNRGTLRIGQFPRHVVTSVAGMSVHDISKPLKHSFIHTGHGDTDPHRSWGHADRIDSLYLGNPMDPPDVLGMDSGIARPTKLPNRAKKQPPPRPPQPAVLLKKPFYDSVIDDYDDEEDTSTSSGLRKLGVSLGLKLRPWEGSGVRSAKSEVSLIDFTDDSFSSTTPSPLTDIRQPDEDTLKDTPSILDWPLPQPSYDEVTTELEDQSVDQEVLSINKGFAEETTPTASIGMMGRSESQSADLFQELQREVMVKLQVPMSTGRSLPSSPLPMTLAPFGPHRQIYLPPPSPTYTSSCLEDRPILPPRSPVPPLRPSKRIPSTFTSHAQARPSSISMGDVEDKPPQIPPRDHAFSQPGSRSSSPLPLVPPLSSYPVALPPPPISSSPRRASGLLGPLVSSPSHSSSHSSRQAASGSSYSSSSILDPLAFREGRGLSSLIDSSQSSAPAPLPERPAFLERYGTANMAAVKPMIQRPSGAKPNSSYNNNNGRTAAPSMLQEQGVTQVEQLFRLGLRSRSECEELLQRCRGNLEQASTLMLNTYGPHRNKK
- the tnk2a gene encoding activated CDC42 kinase 1 isoform X3, with translation MQSEEGTEWLLELLTDVQLQQYFLRIRDELNVTRLSHFDYVKNEDLEKIGMGRPGQRRLWEAVKRRRALYKRKSWMSKVFPVKRPDTDPQQPLPQGASSSSSSANSEPAASLTCLIRESELQLFERLGDGTFGVVRRGEWTGPNGRVLSVAVKCLKASVLDPDALDDFIREVNAMHSLSHQNLIRLYGIVLTQPMKMVTELAPLGSLLDRLRKRQGHILISSLCNYAVQVACGMAYLEQRRFLHRDLAARNVLLSTNEIVKIGDFGLMRALPTHTDQYIMEEGHKIPFPWCAPESLKSRSFSHSSDTWMFGVTLWEMFTHGQEPWLGLNGSQILHKVDVDAERLCKPEDCPQDIYNVMLQCWSPKPEDRPTFIALRDFLLETMPTDMKALQDFEEEDKLQIKMNDVITIIEGRAEHYWWRGQNRGTLRIGQFPRHVVTSVAGMSVHDISKPLKHSFIHTGHGDTDPHRSWGHADRIDSLYLGNPMDPPDVLGMDSGIARPTKLPNRAKKQPPPRPPQPAVLLKKPFYDSVIDDYDDEEDTSTSSGLRKLGVSLGLKLRPWEGSGVRSAKSEVSLIDFTDDSFSSTTPSPLTDIRQPDEDTLKDTPSILDWPLPQPSYDEVTTELEDQSVDQEVLSINKGFAEETTPTASIGMMGRSESQSADLFQELQREVMVKLQVPMSTGRSLPSSPLPMTLAPFGPHRQIYLPPPSPTYTSSCLEDRPILPPRSPVPPLRPSKRIPSTFTSHAQARPSSISMGDVEDKPPQIPPRDHAFSQPGSRSSSPLPLVPPLSSYPVALPPPPISSSPRRASGLLGPLVSSPSHSSSHSSRQAASGSSYSSSSILDPLAFREGRGLSSLIDSSQSSAPAPLPERPAFLERYGTANMAAVKPMIQRPSGAKPNSSYNNNNGRTAAPSMLQEQGVTQVQGAVHGVTLEECQAALESHNWSIPPAVNYLKVEQLFRLGLRSRSECEELLQRCRGNLEQASTLMLNTYGPHRNKK